One part of the Bacteroidia bacterium genome encodes these proteins:
- a CDS encoding M1 family metallopeptidase: MNWTSFRLISLIILSFCLLNSAKAQTKWLPDPGIDIQHYSFSLEFFDEADALFGKAQIFLEREPTIGTLKLDLIKKTNGTTGMQLKAVTYLSSPLTYTYENDVIKVDLPENFDSANPIEIEYEGVPADGMIISKNKHGDRTFFGDNWPNRARNWLPVVDHPSDKATVAFKVIVPEKYQVVGTGRLKEESDLDKNRRFYHWESEAQIATKVMVIGIAEFAVQYLSTQEGIPLSSWVYPQDREAGFFDYALAEEVLDFMIENVGPYPFEKLANVQSKTRFGGMENASNIFYMEASVDGKRSSEGLIAHEVAHQWFGNSASESDWQHIWLSEGFATYFTALFLENKYGFEALQKSMNENRETVLSQAPPSGVVPKQADNLMALLNANSYQKGGWVLHMLREEVGDAIFWRIIRSYYKTYAGSNASSSDFQEIAEKISGQDLDNFFKQWLYRAYNPALSWTWSYDDAKKELLLSCTQEQTGDVFNLDIEFEVKTGDKASRHSFPLTEKMHSFRIPMKKAPDSVEIDPDSRVLASFSKK, translated from the coding sequence ATGAATTGGACTTCTTTTCGGCTTATTTCTCTCATTATTCTTAGTTTTTGCCTGCTCAATTCAGCAAAAGCACAAACTAAATGGTTGCCTGATCCTGGCATCGATATCCAGCACTACAGTTTCTCACTGGAGTTTTTTGACGAAGCAGATGCTCTCTTTGGAAAGGCCCAAATATTTTTGGAACGAGAACCCACAATTGGCACGCTGAAACTGGACCTCATAAAGAAAACCAATGGTACAACTGGCATGCAGCTAAAGGCTGTAACTTATTTATCCAGTCCCCTGACCTATACCTATGAAAATGATGTCATTAAGGTAGATCTGCCAGAAAATTTCGATTCAGCAAATCCTATAGAGATCGAGTACGAAGGCGTCCCTGCCGATGGCATGATCATTAGCAAAAACAAGCATGGGGATCGTACGTTTTTCGGAGATAATTGGCCAAACAGGGCTCGCAATTGGCTTCCCGTAGTGGATCATCCTTCAGACAAGGCTACGGTTGCATTCAAAGTGATCGTTCCGGAAAAATATCAGGTCGTAGGTACAGGTCGATTAAAGGAAGAAAGTGATCTGGATAAAAACAGAAGGTTCTACCATTGGGAAAGCGAGGCTCAGATTGCCACCAAAGTCATGGTGATCGGGATAGCCGAATTTGCGGTGCAGTATCTTTCAACTCAAGAAGGAATTCCCCTCTCTTCCTGGGTATACCCACAAGATCGCGAAGCAGGTTTTTTTGATTATGCCCTGGCAGAAGAAGTCCTGGATTTCATGATCGAAAACGTAGGCCCCTACCCTTTCGAAAAACTGGCCAACGTCCAATCGAAAACCAGATTTGGAGGCATGGAAAATGCCAGTAATATCTTTTACATGGAGGCTTCTGTGGATGGAAAAAGAAGTTCGGAAGGATTGATCGCCCATGAAGTAGCTCATCAGTGGTTTGGAAACTCAGCTTCTGAGTCAGATTGGCAACATATCTGGCTTAGTGAGGGATTTGCCACCTATTTCACGGCATTATTCCTGGAAAATAAATATGGATTTGAGGCCTTACAAAAGAGCATGAATGAAAATAGAGAGACGGTACTTAGCCAGGCTCCTCCCAGTGGAGTTGTCCCTAAGCAAGCCGACAATCTTATGGCTCTCCTCAATGCCAATTCATATCAAAAAGGAGGCTGGGTACTTCATATGCTAAGGGAGGAAGTTGGAGATGCGATTTTCTGGAGAATCATCCGATCCTATTATAAAACCTATGCCGGTAGCAATGCCAGTAGTTCTGATTTTCAGGAGATCGCGGAAAAGATTAGTGGACAAGATTTAGACAATTTTTTCAAGCAATGGCTATACAGAGCTTACAATCCAGCACTCAGTTGGACATGGTCCTATGATGATGCCAAGAAAGAATTGCTCCTTAGCTGCACGCAAGAGCAAACAGGAGATGTTTTCAATCTGGATATAGAATTTGAAGTAAAAACGGGAGATAAGGCTAGCAGGCACTCTTTTCCGCTAACTGAGAAAATGCACAGCTTTCGAATTCCGATGAAAAAGGCTCCTGACTCAGTAGAAATTGATCCGGATAGCCGTGTACTCGCTTCATTTAGTAAAAAGTAA
- a CDS encoding DUF819 family protein produces MSVLSLLIFVLLPGILIRAESRIRLISWLSPAFWCYALGIFFGNILPLDLHMSELTQTAAVALAIPLLLFPSELKDWARLAGKTLLSFIIWVICVAIMAVAASFIWQDFFELPKAMAAMASSVYTGGTANMSAVQFAIKAPSQLFDTMNLSDLSFSGLYLIFVLTAAQKLLLKFLPAFPQKNEDLTEEAEIETAEKKSWSLPSILTSLGWAILVVGLSIGMSFLFFGKLEETFVVIALAVLGIAASTFPRIQKLPMSYHTGEYIFLIFCVAVGSRVDLVQVLQAVPVTLAFMGTIAFGTVCFHSFFAWLFKIDADTVLITHSAGIFGPPFIGPIATAMKNREIVLSGMTLGVINLAIGNFVGILIFNLLS; encoded by the coding sequence ATGTCAGTTCTCTCCCTTCTGATTTTTGTATTGTTACCTGGGATCTTGATTCGAGCGGAATCAAGGATAAGATTGATTTCCTGGCTAAGTCCGGCTTTCTGGTGCTATGCCCTGGGTATTTTTTTCGGCAACATACTTCCTCTCGATCTCCACATGAGTGAGCTAACGCAAACAGCTGCTGTGGCCCTCGCGATTCCTTTGCTGCTCTTTCCCAGCGAACTCAAGGATTGGGCAAGGTTGGCAGGCAAAACCCTTTTATCTTTTATCATTTGGGTAATCTGTGTGGCCATCATGGCAGTTGCAGCTTCTTTTATCTGGCAGGACTTCTTCGAGCTCCCCAAAGCTATGGCTGCAATGGCATCCAGCGTTTATACCGGAGGCACCGCCAATATGTCGGCCGTTCAATTTGCGATCAAGGCTCCCTCACAACTCTTTGATACGATGAATTTGAGCGACCTGAGTTTTAGTGGACTTTACCTCATTTTTGTATTAACGGCCGCACAAAAACTTTTACTCAAATTTCTCCCGGCTTTCCCCCAAAAAAATGAAGACTTAACAGAAGAGGCCGAAATAGAAACAGCAGAAAAAAAATCCTGGTCCCTCCCAAGTATTCTGACTTCTCTCGGATGGGCCATTCTGGTTGTGGGCCTAAGCATCGGGATGAGTTTCCTGTTCTTCGGCAAACTGGAGGAGACTTTTGTGGTTATCGCTTTGGCTGTTTTGGGAATTGCCGCTTCCACTTTCCCCCGTATACAGAAGCTCCCTATGAGTTATCATACCGGTGAATACATTTTCCTGATTTTTTGTGTCGCTGTTGGCTCAAGGGTAGACCTTGTTCAGGTACTACAGGCCGTGCCGGTAACCCTTGCCTTTATGGGGACCATTGCCTTTGGAACGGTTTGCTTTCATAGCTTTTTTGCCTGGCTTTTCAAGATAGATGCCGACACCGTTTTGATTACCCATTCTGCCGGAATTTTTGGTCCTCCTTTTATCGGACCTATTGCCACGGCCATGAAGAATCGAGAGATTGTTCTTTCAGGAATGACCCTCGGAGTTATCAATCTCGCAATCGGGAATTTTGTAGGCATCCTGATTTTCAATCTCCTGAGTTGA
- a CDS encoding radical SAM protein: MTIKFILPALAEARSPLWRPIKYSLFPPLGLATLAAYVEDDWDVILEDQHVEHINLDDEPDLVIIQVYITNASRAYKLAEHYKAKGAYICLGGLHVSSLPEEAEPYADSIFIGPGEETFPQFLQDYKKGQPQKTYFSAKRTLTGVPPIRRDLIKRHKYLVPNSIVVTRGCPHHCSFCYKDAFFEGGKGFYVQEVDKALAEIDRLPGKHLYFLDDHLLGNGKFAAELFEGMKGMDRVFQGAATVDSILRGNLIEKAAEAGLRSLFVGFETFSPENLKQSNKKQNLKKDYEAAVARLHSLGIMINGSFVFGLDDDGPDVFKRTVDWGVKNSLTTATYHVLTPYPGTALFEEMEAQDRILTRDWDLYDTRHVVYETRRLSAKELEDGYWWAYKEFYTWKNIFKASFAHENLKHKIKHLAYSGGWKKLEPMWNVLINSGALNKMLPVLESILSKVNYQKERPDTPSKINSAKTLHLQS, from the coding sequence ATGACCATCAAATTCATTCTACCCGCTTTAGCTGAAGCCAGGAGTCCCCTTTGGAGGCCCATCAAATATTCTTTGTTCCCTCCATTGGGACTCGCCACCCTGGCCGCCTATGTTGAGGATGACTGGGACGTCATCCTCGAAGATCAACATGTCGAGCATATCAATCTGGATGATGAGCCCGATCTGGTAATTATTCAGGTCTACATCACCAATGCATCCAGGGCCTACAAACTGGCCGAGCATTACAAAGCCAAAGGCGCTTACATCTGCCTGGGAGGTTTGCATGTGAGTTCTCTGCCTGAAGAAGCCGAGCCCTATGCTGACAGCATCTTCATCGGTCCGGGAGAGGAGACTTTCCCCCAATTCCTGCAGGACTACAAAAAAGGTCAGCCGCAAAAGACCTATTTTTCAGCCAAAAGAACTCTTACCGGAGTTCCGCCCATTCGTCGGGATTTGATCAAGCGCCACAAATACCTGGTGCCCAATTCCATCGTAGTGACTCGGGGTTGTCCACATCATTGCAGCTTTTGCTACAAGGATGCTTTTTTCGAAGGAGGAAAGGGTTTTTATGTGCAGGAAGTGGATAAAGCTCTGGCCGAAATAGATCGATTGCCCGGTAAGCATCTGTATTTTCTGGATGATCATCTGCTGGGGAATGGAAAGTTTGCGGCCGAATTATTTGAAGGGATGAAAGGCATGGATCGAGTCTTTCAGGGGGCTGCAACTGTGGATTCTATTTTACGAGGAAATCTGATCGAAAAAGCGGCTGAAGCTGGATTGCGAAGTCTTTTCGTAGGATTTGAGACCTTTTCTCCCGAAAACCTTAAACAAAGCAACAAAAAACAGAACCTGAAAAAGGATTATGAAGCAGCAGTCGCCCGCTTGCATAGTCTCGGAATCATGATCAATGGGAGCTTTGTTTTCGGTCTCGATGATGATGGCCCGGATGTGTTTAAAAGAACGGTTGATTGGGGCGTAAAAAATTCCCTGACCACTGCAACTTATCATGTGCTTACTCCTTATCCGGGAACTGCATTATTTGAAGAAATGGAAGCCCAGGATCGCATCCTCACCCGAGACTGGGACCTCTATGATACTCGACATGTAGTCTACGAAACACGCAGGCTTTCAGCTAAAGAACTGGAAGATGGATACTGGTGGGCTTATAAGGAGTTTTACACATGGAAAAACATATTCAAAGCTTCATTTGCCCATGAAAACCTCAAACACAAAATCAAACATCTCGCCTATTCGGGAGGATGGAAAAAACTGGAACCGATGTGGAATGTGCTGATCAACTCTGGAGCACTCAATAAAATGTTGCCGGTATTGGAAAGCATCCTCAGCAAGGTCAATTACCAAAAAGAAAGACCTGATACTCCTTCAAAAATTAACTCTGCCAAGACTTTGCATTTACAATCATGA
- a CDS encoding C1 family peptidase, translating to MKSYFSLLLCCILLSPLMAQEKYAGGLEFDDVAYEGSAITVPLVRDATAARLPNKASLKAYAPKPQNQGQYNNCVGWSSAYAARTILYNKASNIKQGGAVNVNAFSPAFTYRLISTDQSCFTPTSIEKALRSLKERGVVPKRDFDYACSGSIPSSLYPVAKRYTIDDYSRLFFLKDPQKLKLLSVKKAIADGSPVIIGMKCTPSFERSDGMEVWNRAEELNTTQYFGHAMCVVSYDNKKFGGAFEIMNSWGQGWGNGGFIWVKYDDFVHFAKYAYVPMGSQGSPTQGSRPQIASKENPSPKSRPNATQANKPGPKKSAPKSYQKQTQNSYTKTASASISGLAGEVKLIRSDGDEMQARLYGNLYRTKERYAKGTKFRIQLSTANGAYVYVLGTDASYKTVQLFPQKNGGNALLDGSSAPMNVPDSRHYIQLDESDSDRDYLCVIFAKNPLNISSIQEKIEAASGTLTRRVQQALGSEMVSARNVQYENGKIAFNSLKDSGELVSLIIETRRQL from the coding sequence ATGAAAAGCTACTTTTCGCTACTGCTTTGCTGCATATTACTATCACCTCTGATGGCTCAGGAAAAATATGCCGGAGGACTTGAATTTGATGATGTGGCTTATGAAGGTTCTGCCATTACAGTTCCTCTGGTTAGGGATGCTACAGCTGCCCGCCTACCGAATAAAGCCTCTCTCAAAGCCTATGCCCCCAAACCACAAAATCAGGGACAATACAACAATTGTGTAGGTTGGTCGAGTGCCTATGCAGCACGAACGATTCTCTACAATAAAGCCAGCAATATCAAGCAAGGGGGAGCGGTCAATGTAAATGCATTTTCGCCCGCTTTCACCTACAGACTTATCAGCACAGATCAATCCTGCTTCACTCCGACCAGCATAGAGAAAGCCCTGCGAAGTTTGAAAGAGCGTGGAGTCGTGCCCAAGAGAGATTTCGATTATGCCTGCTCGGGAAGTATTCCTTCCAGTCTTTATCCCGTAGCAAAAAGATATACCATAGATGATTACAGTCGCCTGTTTTTTTTGAAAGATCCCCAAAAGCTCAAATTGCTGTCTGTCAAGAAAGCCATTGCTGACGGGAGTCCGGTCATAATTGGGATGAAATGCACGCCTTCTTTTGAGCGCTCCGATGGCATGGAAGTTTGGAACAGAGCGGAGGAACTGAATACCACCCAATACTTTGGTCATGCGATGTGTGTAGTCAGTTATGACAATAAGAAATTTGGAGGCGCTTTTGAAATCATGAATAGTTGGGGGCAAGGCTGGGGAAATGGCGGATTCATCTGGGTGAAATATGATGATTTTGTGCACTTCGCCAAATACGCCTATGTTCCTATGGGCTCTCAAGGATCCCCGACTCAGGGTTCTCGCCCTCAAATCGCGAGCAAAGAGAATCCTTCTCCTAAAAGCAGACCTAATGCTACACAAGCTAATAAGCCTGGTCCTAAAAAGTCTGCTCCAAAATCCTATCAAAAACAAACGCAAAACAGCTATACTAAAACCGCCAGTGCTTCTATATCTGGTCTGGCAGGTGAGGTAAAACTCATCAGGTCTGATGGCGATGAGATGCAAGCCCGCCTATATGGCAACCTTTACAGAACCAAAGAACGCTATGCAAAAGGAACAAAATTTCGCATACAACTTTCCACTGCAAATGGCGCCTATGTATATGTACTAGGAACGGATGCCAGCTATAAAACCGTCCAGCTTTTTCCTCAAAAAAATGGAGGAAATGCCTTACTCGATGGTTCATCTGCTCCGATGAATGTGCCGGACAGTCGACATTATATTCAGTTGGATGAAAGTGATTCTGATCGGGATTACCTTTGCGTGATTTTTGCCAAGAACCCTCTCAACATTTCCAGCATTCAGGAAAAAATAGAAGCTGCCTCCGGGACGCTTACACGGAGGGTCCAGCAAGCTCTGGGAAGCGAGATGGTATCAGCCCGGAATGTCCAGTACGAAAATGGGAAGATCGCCTTCAATTCCCTGAAAGATTCGGGAGAATTAGTATCCCTCATTATCGAAACAAGGCGACAGTTGTAA
- a CDS encoding DUF1361 domain-containing protein, translating into MLKEYPYKSQGLVLILATLLSIGIYLVRVEHANQFYFAFLIWNLFLAWIPYVISTAVVIFNVQKRWIMWAAFCLWLLFLPNSPYIITDYFHLKPRSAAPFWLDLTLISSFAWTGLLLGLASLQQMQEYMFHRMGKAVSWLGTLALLFLCSFGVYLGRFERWNSWDLMTRPDALLQNIVELILHPDKHTLGFTLAFGAFLVVAYLAFALRELKANKYQYT; encoded by the coding sequence ATGCTAAAAGAATATCCCTACAAATCGCAGGGCCTGGTCCTTATACTCGCAACTTTGCTCAGTATCGGCATCTATTTGGTACGTGTTGAGCATGCGAATCAATTTTATTTCGCCTTCCTGATCTGGAACTTATTCCTGGCCTGGATTCCCTATGTCATTTCCACCGCAGTCGTCATTTTCAACGTCCAAAAAAGATGGATCATGTGGGCGGCCTTTTGTCTCTGGCTTTTGTTCTTGCCAAATTCCCCTTACATCATTACCGACTATTTTCACCTTAAGCCTCGTTCTGCAGCCCCTTTCTGGCTGGATTTGACCCTGATTAGCTCTTTTGCATGGACCGGACTCTTGCTGGGATTGGCTTCTTTACAGCAAATGCAGGAATATATGTTCCACCGAATGGGAAAAGCCGTTTCCTGGCTCGGAACCCTTGCCCTGCTCTTCCTATGTAGCTTTGGCGTTTACCTCGGCAGGTTCGAACGCTGGAACTCCTGGGACCTGATGACGCGTCCTGATGCCCTTTTACAAAACATCGTAGAGCTCATTCTTCATCCCGACAAACATACCCTCGGATTTACCCTCGCCTTCGGTGCCTTTCTGGTAGTGGCCTACCTGGCCTTTGCCCTGAGAGAATTGAAAGCAAACAAATACCAATACACCTAA
- a CDS encoding TonB-dependent receptor, whose translation MKHVFFCLILSVFSLHAIAQFGTLSGSVKDAETGDPMVGATVTVVGTYKGAFTDNAGNFRISGIKAGDYTVKFTFVGYSEKQYNGITIPAGGTKNLKVELKSTVTTLGEVEIVGERGLLDLESGQSSTKISAAELGEMSVNNVQDVVAMQVGVQENPDGIQIRGGRVYETEYVVDGVNAQDPLAGTGFGVEVNAKAVQQVEVITGGADAEYGEGSSGVIITKIKEGGKVFSIGGSYRRDNLGFDPNGGMSWNTDEGDFSMGGPLIRNKLSFFFSGSVHLSDTYFGSQARQLHSSLFANDSLWAPRQDNRWSNTLKLAYTIRPGLKLTLTNQHSLNINQSTRSLQIVGNDAVVTPGFQFPFSLNLDNANTYTHHSNLSVLNLRGIINKQWSFDVTAGRLFTNLRADANGRLFRTETVDQILDPRSIVTDPISVFNPDAPVVYVFPGPGLINNGGIATLWHDHYAKEHTFKTKFTFVSQNKVHYLSLGQEHKEQEYQWIDVTQPWVGAPIRINDTLTTPSTRLGRSSDFWRVNPSRGGIYVSDEIRYKGIIAVIGARINYWAPGKFVDESVENPAAPILDAIREDYREETFGLLGRRWKARLLPRLRVSFPVTDNNSLYFNYSHAMRLPHPRFVYAGLDPVYQDRSFLSNLGNPNINPEVSVSYEVGLKSQLSKDVALTITAFNSDRFDYIVSRRVEVRDATGRFVEKTFFINQDFARIRGLEVAFTQRVGKWFRGTISGSYQIATGKSNTAAESALQVRQQGFVNTTKEQFLAWDRPYDLKLLVVLTPDSTNRLGNFPLRGFRVTASSTLKSGLRYTPFRLLRINEQSGRPEYERIDDQPFSKIGSPWFWTDIKISRDIFIGKRARASLSFELKNATNYRSAAIVNGVTGRAYEFGDPLPLNFRDPLYPNPQDRGLPPDNPARFLAPRQSLFGLEFRF comes from the coding sequence ATGAAGCACGTCTTCTTTTGCCTCATCCTAAGTGTTTTCTCTTTACATGCCATAGCCCAGTTTGGGACACTGAGTGGTAGTGTAAAAGATGCTGAAACCGGCGATCCCATGGTCGGTGCAACTGTAACGGTTGTTGGAACCTATAAAGGGGCCTTCACAGACAATGCCGGTAACTTCCGGATTTCTGGTATAAAGGCCGGAGATTATACGGTGAAATTTACCTTTGTCGGTTATTCAGAGAAGCAATACAATGGGATTACGATTCCTGCTGGAGGTACAAAAAACCTGAAGGTAGAGCTGAAATCGACCGTAACGACTTTAGGTGAAGTAGAGATTGTCGGAGAAAGAGGCCTGTTGGATCTGGAATCTGGCCAATCCAGTACCAAAATATCTGCGGCAGAACTGGGCGAAATGAGTGTTAACAATGTGCAGGATGTAGTAGCTATGCAGGTAGGAGTCCAGGAAAATCCTGATGGAATTCAGATTAGAGGAGGCCGTGTATATGAAACAGAATATGTGGTGGATGGAGTAAATGCCCAGGATCCCCTGGCAGGAACAGGTTTTGGAGTCGAAGTAAATGCGAAGGCTGTTCAGCAGGTAGAAGTTATTACCGGAGGGGCAGATGCCGAATATGGAGAGGGAAGTTCTGGTGTAATCATAACCAAGATAAAAGAAGGAGGAAAGGTTTTCTCTATCGGAGGAAGCTACAGAAGAGATAATTTGGGTTTCGATCCGAATGGAGGCATGAGTTGGAATACAGATGAAGGCGATTTCTCAATGGGAGGACCTTTAATTCGAAATAAACTCAGCTTCTTTTTCTCGGGAAGTGTGCACCTGAGTGATACCTATTTTGGTTCTCAGGCTCGTCAATTGCATTCCTCTTTGTTTGCAAATGATTCGCTTTGGGCGCCGCGTCAGGACAATCGCTGGTCCAATACTTTGAAATTGGCGTATACGATTCGTCCGGGTTTGAAACTTACCCTGACCAATCAGCATAGTTTAAATATCAATCAAAGTACCCGATCTCTCCAGATTGTGGGGAATGATGCAGTTGTGACACCGGGTTTTCAGTTTCCCTTTAGCCTCAACCTCGACAATGCAAATACCTATACCCACCACTCTAATTTGAGTGTGCTCAATTTGCGGGGGATCATCAATAAACAATGGTCTTTTGATGTAACAGCTGGTCGCCTATTCACCAATTTACGGGCGGATGCAAATGGTCGACTTTTTAGAACAGAAACCGTAGATCAGATACTTGATCCCAGATCTATTGTTACCGACCCAATTTCTGTATTCAATCCTGATGCGCCGGTTGTTTATGTATTCCCGGGTCCGGGCCTGATCAACAATGGAGGGATTGCTACCCTTTGGCACGACCACTACGCAAAAGAACATACCTTCAAAACCAAGTTTACTTTCGTCTCCCAAAACAAGGTGCACTACCTGAGTTTGGGACAAGAACATAAAGAGCAGGAATATCAATGGATAGATGTAACGCAGCCCTGGGTAGGTGCTCCCATTCGAATCAATGATACCCTGACTACTCCTTCAACCCGCCTGGGAAGAAGTAGCGATTTCTGGCGAGTGAATCCTTCTCGCGGAGGAATCTATGTTTCTGATGAAATTCGTTACAAAGGAATCATCGCTGTGATCGGAGCTCGGATCAATTACTGGGCGCCGGGAAAATTTGTGGATGAAAGTGTTGAAAATCCTGCTGCTCCTATTTTGGATGCCATACGGGAGGACTATCGGGAGGAAACGTTTGGACTGCTGGGAAGAAGATGGAAAGCCCGCTTGCTTCCACGTTTGAGAGTATCTTTCCCTGTTACCGACAATAACTCTCTCTACTTTAACTATAGTCATGCGATGCGCCTGCCGCATCCCCGCTTTGTATATGCAGGATTGGATCCCGTGTACCAGGATCGTTCCTTCCTTTCCAATCTGGGTAATCCCAACATCAATCCGGAAGTTTCGGTTTCCTATGAAGTGGGACTCAAATCTCAGCTTTCCAAAGATGTGGCTTTGACCATCACAGCTTTCAATAGTGATCGCTTTGATTACATCGTCAGTAGAAGGGTAGAAGTACGAGATGCAACCGGTCGTTTCGTAGAAAAAACCTTCTTCATCAACCAGGATTTTGCCAGAATCAGAGGATTGGAAGTCGCCTTTACCCAAAGGGTCGGTAAGTGGTTCAGAGGAACCATCAGTGGATCCTATCAGATCGCTACCGGAAAATCCAATACAGCTGCAGAGTCTGCCTTACAAGTTCGTCAACAAGGCTTTGTCAATACCACCAAGGAGCAATTTCTTGCCTGGGATAGACCTTACGATTTGAAATTACTCGTGGTTTTGACACCAGATTCTACCAACAGACTGGGTAATTTCCCTTTGAGAGGATTTAGGGTTACAGCTAGTTCGACCCTGAAGTCAGGTCTTCGTTATACGCCCTTCAGACTATTGCGCATCAATGAGCAATCTGGTCGTCCCGAATATGAGCGTATAGATGATCAGCCTTTCTCCAAAATCGGATCTCCCTGGTTCTGGACAGATATCAAAATCAGCCGCGACATATTTATCGGAAAAAGAGCAAGAGCTTCTCTGAGCTTCGAGTTAAAGAATGCCACCAATTATCGCTCTGCTGCCATTGTAAATGGAGTTACAGGCCGGGCTTATGAATTTGGTGATCCATTGCCGTTGAACTTCCGTGACCCGCTCTATCCAAATCCCCAGGACAGAGGTTTGCCCCCTGATAATCCAGCCAGATTTCTGGCGCCTCGTCAGAGTTTGTTTGGATTGGAATTCAGGTTCTAG
- a CDS encoding caspase family protein has product MRKSLSFCLLILSFSFISAQNSACVSGNCENGQGTYVYRDGSQYSGEWREGMKHGKGKLQYDSGAYYNGQWQKDSKHGRGTYTWPNGNVYRGSFVNNRMTGTGSKEYKSGDRYIGGFMNGKRQGTGTYYWKDGSSYVGDWVNDQRNGFGTFIASSGKKRSGQWQNGQFTQAAPANADPIDAQQGPQKASINWMNPVEASVQVNDSKMEVSLCIQSDSKVEQVEFYVNGEVQQGSRGFKIVPSEACNFSLRREISLKPGKNQLQVFVSNAAGRSASSSKSIQANFSNIAKADEKRTALIIGNGGYNNGPLRNPVNDAESMAQTLKALGFDVMLHTDISQRDMKVAIRDFGKAISQNGGIGLFYFAGHGMQVNGNNYLIPVGAKIERELDVELESVELYRVMGEMEDADNRMNIVILDACRNNPYTRALRSRTGEGLNITAAPSGTFIAFATAPGSVAADGMGANGLYTQELLNALTVPGLKIEDVFKKVRTQVRIKSNGAQIPWENSSIEGDFYFKVN; this is encoded by the coding sequence ATGCGAAAGTCCCTTAGCTTTTGCTTGCTCATTCTTTCATTTTCTTTTATTTCTGCCCAAAATAGTGCCTGTGTAAGTGGAAACTGTGAAAACGGTCAGGGAACCTATGTCTATCGAGATGGTTCTCAATATAGCGGTGAGTGGAGAGAGGGAATGAAGCATGGGAAAGGAAAACTCCAATATGACAGTGGCGCATATTACAATGGTCAATGGCAGAAAGATTCCAAACATGGAAGAGGAACCTACACCTGGCCCAATGGCAATGTTTACAGAGGTTCTTTTGTAAACAATCGCATGACGGGAACAGGAAGTAAGGAATATAAAAGTGGGGATCGATACATTGGCGGATTTATGAATGGAAAACGCCAGGGAACCGGCACTTACTATTGGAAGGATGGATCAAGCTATGTAGGAGATTGGGTAAACGATCAGCGAAATGGCTTTGGAACCTTTATCGCATCTTCTGGAAAAAAGAGAAGTGGTCAGTGGCAAAACGGTCAATTTACCCAGGCCGCTCCCGCTAATGCTGATCCAATAGATGCGCAGCAGGGGCCCCAAAAAGCAAGCATCAATTGGATGAATCCTGTTGAGGCTTCTGTTCAGGTTAATGATTCTAAAATGGAAGTATCCCTTTGCATCCAGAGCGATAGCAAAGTGGAGCAGGTAGAATTTTATGTTAATGGAGAGGTGCAACAGGGAAGTCGAGGTTTTAAGATTGTTCCAAGTGAAGCCTGCAACTTTAGCCTGAGAAGAGAAATTTCCTTAAAACCAGGTAAAAATCAACTCCAGGTCTTTGTGAGTAATGCAGCCGGAAGGAGTGCCTCCAGTAGCAAAAGTATACAAGCCAATTTCAGTAACATTGCGAAAGCAGATGAAAAAAGGACTGCCTTGATCATCGGAAATGGTGGATATAATAATGGTCCCTTAAGAAATCCGGTTAATGATGCGGAATCTATGGCTCAAACCCTCAAAGCTCTGGGCTTTGATGTGATGCTACATACCGACATCAGTCAACGCGACATGAAAGTTGCAATACGGGATTTTGGGAAAGCCATTAGCCAAAACGGAGGCATTGGTCTCTTTTATTTTGCCGGACATGGGATGCAGGTAAACGGGAATAATTACCTTATTCCAGTAGGTGCCAAAATAGAACGAGAACTGGATGTCGAATTAGAATCCGTCGAACTTTATCGGGTGATGGGTGAAATGGAAGATGCAGACAATCGCATGAATATTGTAATTCTGGATGCCTGCAGAAACAATCCTTATACCCGGGCGCTGAGAAGTCGTACTGGCGAAGGGCTCAATATTACAGCAGCTCCCAGCGGAACCTTCATTGCTTTTGCAACGGCTCCGGGTTCTGTCGCGGCTGATGGGATGGGAGCAAATGGTCTATATACCCAGGAACTCCTCAATGCCCTGACTGTTCCCGGCCTTAAAATTGAAGACGTCTTTAAAAAAGTCAGAACTCAGGTTCGAATAAAATCCAATGGTGCCCAAATCCCCTGGGAAAATTCTTCTATCGAAGGGGATTTTTATTTTAAAGTTAACTGA